The following is a genomic window from Molothrus ater isolate BHLD 08-10-18 breed brown headed cowbird unplaced genomic scaffold, BPBGC_Mater_1.1 matUn_MA122, whole genome shotgun sequence.
CATTTACCCCCCAATCTCCCCCTCCCcaattccctcctttcctcccaccacccatttcccccccccagtccctcccagtccctcccagtgctcccagtgctcccagttccccGCTCACCCGCACtgggggggttctggggggccgggggggctcTCGAGGGCACCGCCAGGCGCCGGGGGGGCCGCGACTCgctggaggctggagctgggggggaaatgggggtcAGGGACCCCCCCAGGGACTCCAAATCCCCTCTggaccccaaaacctcctcaGAGaccaccccagggaccccaaatcccctctggaccccaaaacctcctcagagacccccccagggaccccaaatcccctctggagcccccccagggaccccaaaccctcctgggatCCCCCAAATCTCCCGCAGGGACCCCCAGTTTCCCCTCCAGACCCGCCAGGGACCCCAAtaatccccccaaatcccccccaaagtcccccagggaccccaataatcccccccagggaccccaatAATCCCctcaaatccccccaaatccccccgaATTCCCACCGGGCAGGGGGCTGCGCTGGATGAAGGAGCGGAACGTTTCCCGCGTCCGCTTGCGCTTCTCCTCGATGCACTGCAGGTCCCCtgcaccagtgacaccagtgacaccagttAGATCCCAGTGAGGCCTGGCACCTGCCTGAGACCCCCTgggagcccccagacccctccccaagCCCACCCTGGTGGGGCAGGAATAGGAAATCAATGGGAGCTGCAATGGGAATAGGGATCAATGGGATCCAGGGAGCCGGGAATGCCCCAAAGGGACCCGGGAATGTCCCAGAGTCACCTGAGGATGCCCCAAAGGGACCCTGgagccccccaaacccacacTAAGGACCCCATAACTGCCCCATAGCCCCCTGcagacccctccccaggccCACCCTGGTGGGGCAGGTAGCAGAAATCCACAGGGGCACTGCAACTCTATGGATCCAGAATGCCCCAAAGGGACCCCATAACAGCTCCTAGCCCCCCATAACTGCCTGTACCCCCCCCCATAACTGCCCCTAGCCCCCCATAactgccccacagccccccgtagccccctccccaggcccaCCCTGGTGGGGCAGGTATCTGAAGTCCACGGGGGCGCTGCGCTGGCGGTCCGAGGGCCGCTGCAGCTCCATGCGCACGGTGACCGGGGCGCGCAGCGCGGGGTCCCGGAAGGGCGGCGTGCGGAACACGATGGCGACCTGGCGGTGAACGTCGGCCTGCGCGAACGAGCCCTTGGCCTCCCAGCCCTCGGCCCAGAAACGGACCTCGATGTCCTctgcggggacagggggacaccgtggggacaccgtgggacagcaggggacaccaggggacagggacagggcatggggacagggacggggacagggacagggcatggggacagggacagggcatggggacactgacagggacagggacagggcatggggacagggcatggggacagggacacgcatggggacacagacacagatatccccaggttttgggggtcccaggtcCAGGGTGTCCCATTTTCGGGGTGTCCCCAGTTCAGGATGtcccaggttttggggtgtcctgtttttggggtatttttggggtgtttttagggtgttttgggggtgtttttgtggtgttttcagggtgttttcagggtgtttttggggtgttgtttttggggtgttttcgGGGTGTTTTCAGGGcgttgtttttggggtgttgTTTTCAGGGTGTTTTCGGGCTGTCCCTCACCTTTCTGCACCTTGTCACACAGCAGGAAGATCTCGTCCCCGCCCCGGCAGCTCCCGGAGTTGCGGTTGACGCGGCAAATGCGCAGCTCGGCCGtgctgggggcacctggggacacaacGGGGTCACCACGGGGTCACCGGGGTCaccggggacactgggggggtcCCACAGGTGTCCcacaagtgtccccaggtgtgtccccaatgtcccccaggtatccccaggtgtgtccccaatgtcccaggtgtgtccccaggtgtccccattGCCCCCCCCCCGGTCACTCACGGTTGTCGTAGATGGGCTGGGACAGGACGGGGGGGAGGGGCCGCAGCCCCCCCGGGCCCCTCACCCACACCTGGAAGCAGAGCCGGACGGCGGCCAGGTCGTACTCGCCCCCGCGCTGCTCCGCCGGCACTGGAAACCAGCACAGACCAGTATGaaccagtacagaccagtataTACCACTGTAAACCCATATAAACCACCATAAACCAGTATAACCCAGTGTAAACCAGTGACACCCCCAGGTCGTACTCACCCCCAcgctgctccaccagcactgcccagtATAAACCAatataaaccagtataaaccagtataaaccagtgaCACCCCCAGGCACCCCCCAGTGATACCCCCAGGTCGTGcccagtatggaccagtatatcccagtacacaccagtcccctcccagtgccctcccaaTCCCTTCCAGtcctctcccagtccctcccagtccctcccagtgctcccagtaccgTTGAAGGGGTTGTTGTTGGTGCGGATCCGCTCGGCCACAGCCGCCTCCAGCTCTCGCTTCTTCACGCACTGAATCCCCAAATTCTGGAAACTGACCCCAAaattggggaatttggggggggtCAGGGCTCAgtttggattttggggtcccccctgGACCCTTAAGGGAGGAGACCCCAAATTTTGGGGGCTCCCAGGAGTCCCAGGAGGGTTCTGGATTTTGGGAgttccccccctttttttggGTGGTTCCACCTGAGCTCCCAGGGGTTCCCCAATATACTTGGGAGATACCACCTGCCCTCGAGAGGGGTTCCCCAATACAACGGGTGATCCTGctgttttggggggggggggttcccCCGTCTTTTTTGGGGGTTCCCCAATTTTGGGGGAGGGATTTCCCCATTCCGGATGATCCCATCTGCCTTATACGGGAGGGGGGGGGGTTTCCCCAACATTTTGGGAGATACCACCTGCCTGATAGGGGGATTCCTCATATTTGGGATGGATCCCCCCGCAATTTTGGGTGGTCCCACCTGCCCTGGAGAGGGTTCCCCAATATTCTGGGAGATACTACCTGCTCTTTTGGGGGGTTCCCcaatttttggggggggttgcCCAATTCTGAGTGATCCCACCTGCCCCAtgggggtgtccccaaggtTTTGGGAAGGTGTCCCCAATTTGGGGATGGTGTCCCTGAGGTTTCGGGGGTGTCCCCAATTTTGGGCAATCCCACCTGCCCCATGGGGGTGTCCCCGATTTTGGGGGTGGTGTCCCCAAGGTTTTTGGCGGGGTGTCCCCGATCTGGGGGGGGTTCCCCAATTTTGGATGATCCCATCGGCCCCATGGGGGTGTccaggatttgggggggggggggggtgtccCCGATCTGGGGGGGGTGTCCCTGGTCTGGGGGGGTGTCCCGGATTTGGGGGGGGTCCCACCTGTGGATGCTGCGCTCGGGGCACAGCTCGGCCTCGTAGAAGCCGTCCCTGCAGTCTTTGCCCACCAGCTCGTGGGGGTGGGGGCGGTGGGGGGGGTCCTTGGTCACCAGCGACACCCGGACCCGCCCTGGGCCTCGGTAGTTGTTCACCTGTGGGGGTAAAaactggtttgtactggtttggactggtttgtactggtttatactgggaggcTCACGGGGATGCTGGGATGGGTCTGGGGGAGGCGGCTGCTGAACCCTCCCCCCCTACTGGGTGGACTGGGGGGGTCCCAGGCTGTTACTGGTGTgcactggtttatactggggTGCACTGGGACACTCGCACAGGTGGTGGGCAGGGGcttggggggcactggggggctcAGGCAGGGTCCCAAGAAGGTACTAGtctatactggtttatactggtctatactgggCTGCACTCACCCTGATGGTGGGGTGTGCCTTGGTGCTCTCggtgctgtgctccctggggatgggggcactgggggcgCTCAGGCAGGATGGATACCGGGGCGCactggtctatactggtttatactggtctatactggtccatactgggCTGCACTCACCCTGATGGTGGGGTGTGTCTTGGTGCTCTCGGTGCTGTGCTCCCCGGGgatgggggcactgggggggctcagggagggtcctgggggctcaggggtggCTCAGGCAGGGTCCCGGTGGttactggtctatactggtttatactggtctatactgggCTGCACTCACCCTGATGGTGGGGTGTGTCTTGGTGCTCTCGGTGCTGTGCTCCCCGGGGATGCTCCCGGCCGATCTCCCCTCGCATTTGTACCTGAACCTCATCCCGCGCTgcttgggctgctccaggatcTCCACGAACGGCGCCGCCCCCCCCGGCTCTGGGGGGGCACACGGAGGGGGGGGGTCCCgtcagcccctccccccaaacccccccggGGGGGTCCCGGACCGTCGGGACCCCCCCCGATCGCCCATCCCGGGGTGACCCCACTCACCTGGAGCgccccagtcctgcagcaggaagggcagcaggtCCGGGGGGGTCACTGCGGGGGCAATGGGGGCGTTAATGGGGAGGGGGCTTCGGGGGGAGGGGCTTCGGGGGGAGCATTGCAATGGGGGGGGTCACATTAAGGGGATGGGTCACATTAAGGGGGGGTCACATTAAGGGGGGGTGACATTAAGGGGAGGGGTCACATTAATGGGAGAGTGTCGCAATAAAAGGGGTCACTTTAAGGGGGGTCACATTGAGGGGTCACATTAAGGAGGGGTCACTTAAAGGGAGGGGTCGTTTTAAGGGAAGGGTCTCTTGACGGGGGTGTCACAATAAAAGGGGTCACATTAAGGGGAGGGGTCGCTTTTAGGGGGTCACTTTTAGGGGAGGGGTCGCATTAAGGGGAGGGGTCGCTTTAAAGGGGAAGGGTCATATTAATGGGGGATTGCTTATAAGAGAGGGGTCGCTTTTGAGAAGGGGTCATTTTAAGGGGGGGTCACTTTTAGGGGAGGGGTCGCATTGAGGGGCGGGGTCACTTAAAAGGGGAGGGGTCACACAAAGTGGGTGGGGGTCTTTTCACGGGGGTGTCGCATAAAACGGGGCCACTCCACCAGGAGGTCACTTTAGGGGAGGGGTCTCCCTCaaacccccccaccccccaagGAGCCGCCGCCCCCTCCTCTTTaacctccccccccccccccccttaaAGTGCCCTCACCCCCCCTCACCCCGCGACCCCCGGACGGCACCGGGAGCGGAACggccccaaaacccccccggGGGGGTTCGGCACTCACCGTCCTCCATGTTGGGGGTCCGGAGGGTCCCGGGGGATCCCGGGGGTGTCCCGGGAGGTCCCGGGGGTGGGGGAAgggcggggggggggtccccCTCTTGCGCCGCCGCTCGCGGAAGCGCCGCGCGCCCCCACGTGACGCAGCTGCCGGGAAAGCCCCGCCCACTCACGGGCGCTCCCGCCAACCGGAGGCGGAGCCGGGGCGGGGCTAAAAAGGGAAAGGGGCGTGGCCGCATCCCGGAAGCGCGTCGGGCCGGCCGGAAGCGGAGGCCGGGAGGAGAATGGCGGAGGTGGGGAGCGGGCGGGGGGGGGGCAGCGCGCAGGGGGTTCGGGGACCCTCCCGAGGGGTTCCGGGAGCCTCCCGAAGGGTTCGGGGACCCCCCGAATCCCCCGAGGGGGTTTTGGGGCCCTCCCGGCCCTGACGAGGCCCCGCCCCCGCAGGGGGAGGTGTCCGAGGGCTGCCGCCTGCCCGTGCTGCGCCGTAACCAGGACAACGAGGATGAGTGGCGTGAGTCGGGGCGGGGCTTAGCGCGGGGGGCGGCCAATCAGGACATGGGGGCGGGGCTGCGGAGGGGGCGGGGGCTGAGGCAAAGGGCGGGAAGCGGGAgggaggggcggggcctggggaagggaaggggcgGGGGAGTGAGAGGGGGCGTGGTTTGCGCTGAGGGGCGGGGCGCTTTTGGGGCGTGGTGTGAGGAAGGGGCGGGGCCTGGCCCCCGGGGGTGTCGGGGGTCCCAAGGGGGTTTAGGGACATGAGGGGGTAatggggggggtttggggacagcccAGAGTGGGGGGAGGTCCctggggggaatttgggggtccctgtggtggctttgggggggtccctggggcggtttgggggtccctgagtgggttttgggggtccctgtgggagtgttgggggtccctgggtgtgttttgGGGGATCcctgggtgggttttgggggtccttggtgggttttggggggtccctgggggggaTCCCCAGAAGGGGGTCAGTGGTGACCCCCCCTCGTTGCAGCACTGGCCGAGATCCTGAGCGTGAAGGACATCAGCGGGAGGAAACTGTTCTACGTGCACTACATCGACTGTgagtgacactggggacaggggggacatcgaggggacatggggggacagcagggacaggggggacacagggacatggggacataTGAGGGCATGAGGACACGGGGACATgtgggggacacgggggacgTGGGGgagatggggacatgggggggacagagGGTGGTCACAAGGGTCATTGGGGGGTCATGGGTGGCATTGGGGTGGCATTGtcaccctgtgtgtgtccccagggatggatgggtgCTGGGGTGGCATTGtcaccctgtgtgtgtccccagggccgGGGTGGGCACACTGGCGGTGCTGGGGTGGCATTGtcaccctgtgtgtgtcccctgtccccagtcaACAAGCGCCTGGACGAGTGGGTGACCCACGACCGGCTGGACCTGAAGCGGGTGCAGGTGCCCCGCAAGGAGGCCAAAACCCCCACCAAGAACGGCCTGCCCGGGTCACGGCCCGGCTCCCCCGACAGGGACACGgtgagggggacagggggacatggggacatggggggacatggggacatggggggggacatgggggacatggggggtcACGGCCCGGCTCCCCCGACAGGGACACAgtgagggggacagggggggacatggggacatgggggccACAAGGACATAGAGGGGACATGgaaggacatggggacatggggggacagggagacaCAGCGAAGGACACCGGGGACGTgggggacacacggggacagAGGTGAcgtggggacagcaggatggggacaggggacattgTCGGGACAGGAGAGCGGCTGGGACAGGTGCAGGTGACAGCGCAAGCACAGCCttgagcagggccagcactgaggggacacacgggggggacacagggacaggggacactcGGAGCCGTTGGGGACAGACCTGGagtccccaaaccccctcgAGGTGGGGACACTCACCCCCGTGGCAGGGACatcccctggggacaccccttGGGGGGTGGTGACATCCCCAGGACCCACCCCGGACCCCTGGGGACATCTCTGACCCCTCGGGGACATCCCCAGCCCCTTTAggggaccttggggacattTCTGAACCTTTCAAGGGACTCTGGGGACATTCTCAACTTCTTGGAGACATCCCTGGTCCCTTGGGGACATCCCCGACCCCTCTAaggggaccctggggacatttCCAACCCTTTCaagggaccctggggacatccctgaCCCCTCTAAGAGGACCCTGGGGACATCTCTGACCTCTTGGGCACATCCCTGACCCCTCTAAGGGGACCTTAGGGACATCCCTGACTCCTTGGGGACATCTGTGACCCTTTTAAGGGACCTTGGGGACATCCCCAACCCCTTGGGGACATCCCTGGCCCCTTTAAGGGGACTCTGGGGACATCCCTGACCCCTCTAAGGGGACTCTGGGGACATCTCTGACCCCTTGGGGACATCCCCAACCCCTTtaagggacactggggacacccctgtcCCCTCGAGGCCACCCCCACCCCCTTTAGGAcccggggagggggcgcggggggTGCCGGGAGGGCCCCGAGCCGTGGTGGCTttgtcccctccgtgtcccctgggtgtcccctgggtgtccccctaaaccctcctcttcctcccggCGCAGAGGAAGAGCCTGGAGCTGGCGCTGCCGGTGGCCAGCGGGAAGAGTTTGCCAGGGCCACCACCGGGGCCGCCACCGGGGCCACCCCTGGGGCCACCAGGGCCACCGGCGGGGCCACCAGCAGGGCCACCAGCAGGGCCACCAGCAGGGCCACCACCAATCACGCTCCGCTTGCACCTGCCCAAGGAGAGCGAGGCCGAGCCCCCCCAGCGCCCCACGGTAACGCCCGGGGGCCCCACATGTCCCCagatgtccccaaatgtccccagggtccctcAATGTCCTCAAATGTCACCAGGGTCCCCAATGgctccagtgtccccaatggCTCaaatgtccccagggtccctgatgcccccattgtccccaatgaCCCCAGTGGCCCCAgggtccccaaatgtccccaatgtccccagggtccctgatgcccccattgtccccaatgaCCCCAGTGGCCCCAgggtccccaaatgtccccagtgtccccagctggcCCCAAAAGCAGCCCCAGAAATGGCCCCTggcaggtccctgtccccaggggtccctgtccccacagccgggtgtcccctgagcctccccttCCTCAGGTgtactgggaacactgggagggactgggatgaactgggatggactgggagggattGGGAGAGACTGGGAcggactgggatggactgggacggactgggacagactgggagggactgggagagattgggatggactgggatggactgggagggactgggatgaactgggatggactgggagggattGGGAGAGAGTGGGAcagactgggatggactgggacagactgggagagattgggatgggctgggacagactgggagggactgggatggattgggagggactgggatggattgggatggactgggagggattgggatggactgggagggactgggatggactgggagggactgggatggactgggatgagCTGAACTGGTCTGAACTGGTCTGCACTGGTCCCAGAAGCGCAAGGTCGAGGTTGTGTCCCCGGCCACGCCCGTCCCCGCCCCCACCGAGACCTCGCAGGCGTCCGTGTTCCCCCAGGTGAGCCCGGCTCCAGTATGGACCAGTAACACACCAGTAACCAACCAGTAACAcaccagtatggaccagtaaCACACCAGTAACACGCCAGTAACACCAGTAACCAACCAGTAACAcaccagtatggaccagtaaCACACCAGTAACACGCCAGTAACACCAGTAACACACCAGTAACACCAGTACGGCCCAGTAACACCCATCACACACCAGTAATAACCCATAACTACCAGTAACTACCACCAGTAACACCAGTAACACACCAGTAACACACCAGGATGGACCAGTAACACCAGTAACACCTGTATGGACCAGGAACACGCCAGTAACACCAGTAACACACCAGTAACTGACCAGTAACACCAGTAACCAACCAGCAACACCCGTCACACACCAGTAACACCAGTAGGTGACCAGTAACACACCAATCACACATTGGGTGTGATCTGGAGttattttggggcagttttggggtgttttgtggTGATTTTGGGcaatttggggtgattttggggggatttgggaggaTTTCAggcagttttggggtggtttgggggtgATTTATGGTGATTTGGGGGGGGTTGTGGTGATTTGGGGTAAATCTGAGGTAATTTTTGAGTGTTTTAAAAgtgttttgggatgttttgggatatttgggggtggttttggggctgattttgggggtgattttgggggtgCTTTGGGGGGGTTCCAGGTGCTGAccccccccctctccccccagaACGGCTCCGCTCGCCGGGCGGTGGCGGCACAGCCGGGCCGGAAGAGGAAATCGGCGTGTCTGGGGACAGACGaggtggggacacctggggacacctggggacacctggggacacacctgggacacaccagggacacacctggggacacacctgggacacacctgggacacaccagggacacacctggggacacacctggggacacctgggacacacctgggacacctgggacacacctggggacacctgggacacacctggggacaccagggacacacctggggggacacctggggacacctggggacacacctgggacacacctggggacacctgggacacacctgggacacaccagggacacacctggggacacacctggggacacctgggacacacctgggacacacctggggacacacctggacacacctggggacacctgggacacacctggggacacctggggacacacctggggacacacctggggacacctgggacacacctgggacacacctgggacacctgggacacaccggggacacacctggggacacacctggggacacctgagacacacctggggacacctgggacacacctgggacacacgtggggacacacctggggacacctgggacacacctgggacacacctgggacacacctggggacacacctggggacacacctggggacacacctgggacacacctggggacacacctgggacactTGTGTGACATCcttgggacacctgggacacttggggacagtgggggggaggggctgccccatccctgtccccatccctgtccccaggactCCCAGGACTCCTCGGATGGGGCCCCCTCACCCCCCAGGATGACGGGcagcctggtgtccccatccctgaccccatccctgtccccatccctgtccccaggactCCCAGGACTCCTCGGATGGAGCCCCCTCAGCCCCGAGGATGACGGGCAGCCTGGTGTCCGACCGCAGCCACGACGACATCGTCACCAGGATGAAGAACATCGAGTGCATCGAGCTGGGCCGGCACCGCCTCAAGCCCTGGTACTTCTCTCCGTACCCGCAGGAGCTGACGGGGCTCCCCGTGCTCTACCTGTGCGAGTTCTGCCTCAAGTACGCCACAGCCTGCGCTGCCTGCAGAGGCACCTGGTAAAGGGGCACGGGGGGCATTTGGGGCGggcagggaggtttgggggggggtttaGGTGGGTttaggggatttgggggagttTTCAGGGAGGTTTAAGGGGAGTTTAGGTGGTttagggggatttggggggggtttAGGTGGGTTTAGGGGGATTTGGGAGGGTTTAGGTGGGTttagggggatttgggggggtttcAGGAGGTTTGGGGGGGGTTTAGGTGGGTttaggggatttggggggggtttAGGTGGGTTTAGGGGGCATTTGGGGGAGTTTAGGTGGGTttagggggatttgggggggtttagGTGGGTttaggggatttgggggaggtTTAGGTGGGTTTAGGGGGCATTTGGGGGAGTTTAGGTGGGTTTAGGGGCTTTTGGGGGGAGTTTAGGTGGGTttaggggggatttggggggagtttagggggattttgggggagtTTCAGGAGGTTTAAGGGGAGTTTAGGTGGGTTtaggg
Proteins encoded in this region:
- the RELA gene encoding transcription factor p65 produces the protein MRPRPFPFLAPPRLRLRLAGAPVSGRGFPGSCVTWGRAALPRAAAQEGDPPPALPPPPGPPGTPPGSPGTLRTPNMEDVTPPDLLPFLLQDWGAPEPGGAAPFVEILEQPKQRGMRFRYKCEGRSAGSIPGEHSTESTKTHPTIRVNNYRGPGRVRVSLVTKDPPHRPHPHELVGKDCRDGFYEAELCPERSIHSFQNLGIQCVKKRELEAAVAERIRTNNNPFNVPAEQRGGEYDLAAVRLCFQVWVRGPGGLRPLPPVLSQPIYDNRAPSTAELRICRVNRNSGSCRGGDEIFLLCDKVQKEDIEVRFWAEGWEAKGSFAQADVHRQVAIVFRTPPFRDPALRAPVTVRMELQRPSDRQRSAPVDFRYLPHQGDLQCIEEKRKRTRETFRSFIQRSPLPAPASSESRPPRRLAVPSRAPPAPQNPPSAAPSFSFGGPGGLLGAPPPAEAEPLSEALLQLQFEEGSPQIPQIGGGGGSSSVTPPQLDFGALLGDSPFPPLDPLNPSELQRLLGPPELPPNFGDPSPDFGGGVSELPPPPAQDFGGGPPMLMSYPEAIARLVQSQAPPAPGAPPEMGLGAELGGGGEDSLPSLGELDFSAFLSQFPSS
- the LOC118701041 gene encoding LOW QUALITY PROTEIN: histone acetyltransferase KAT5-like (The sequence of the model RefSeq protein was modified relative to this genomic sequence to represent the inferred CDS: inserted 1 base in 1 codon) — encoded protein: MAEGEVSEGCRLPVLRRNQDNEDEWPLAEILSVKDISGRKLFYVHYIDFNKRLDEWVTHDRLDLKRVQVPRKEAKTPTKNGLPGSRPGSPDRDTRKSLELALPVASGKSLPGPPPGPPPGPPLGPPGPPAGPPAGPPAGPPAGPPPITLRLHLPKESEAEPPQRPTKRKVEVVSPATPVPAPTETSQASVFPQNGSARRAVAAQPGRKRKSACLGTDEDSQDSSDGAPSAPRMTGSLVSDRSHDDIVTRMKNIECIELGRHRLKPWYFSPYPQELTGLPVLYLCEFCLKYXHSLRCLQRHLTKCDLRHPPGNEIYRKGTISFFEIDGRKNKSYSQNLCLLAKCFLDHKTLYYDTDPFLFYVMTEYDCKGFHIVGYFSKEKESTEDYNVACILTLPPYQRRGYGKLLIEFSYELSKVEGKTGTPEKPLSDLGLLSYRSYWSQTILEILMGLKAEAGERPQITINEISEITSIKKEDVISTLQYLNLINYYKGQYILTLSEDIVEGHERAMLKRLLRIDAKCLHFTPKDWSKRGKW